A stretch of the Ostrea edulis chromosome 9, xbOstEdul1.1, whole genome shotgun sequence genome encodes the following:
- the LOC130050265 gene encoding tripartite motif-containing protein 2-like, with the protein MLHPRRSAQEVLLCDSCETAPLQSHCERCNINLCTNCVGKHLLDSSRKHRVIPFIERSSTPNYPKCPSHPDKQCELHCEKCDLPVCSTCALFGKHKGHDISDIQKKLSAKTQDLRKDLEELETRIFPRYEEIVSNVQTEKAELETKYGKLTTAADQHGEVLHREITAIVNKRKSDIAEMKTKHLAALNKNTDEITHSITELKQIILNLKAILESNDVSLISTYKSRNAEFRRLPPKVQVTLPSLSAQKINTEQLREMFGSLSPLSINTEEQGYIMKSAEAVSSPPVKPLLNEPRVTAAIDTGYEYILYGVSCVREEQVWTCGSNAIMKLLNLQSKLLTSIQTKSGNKPGDIAVTRDGDLVYTDYSDKTINRVKNKKIQTVITLQGWRPRGVCRTASDDLLVTMISDDNKQSKVVRYSGSTEKQSIQFDDQGRPLYSSARRISENRNLDICVVDWGVDAVVVVNQSGKLRFRYTGHPSNTKQSFTPVGITTDSQSHILTADFRNHRIHILDQDGQFLRYIHCDLEYPLGLCVDIRDNLFVAESGTAKVKKIQYL; encoded by the coding sequence ATGCTGCACCCCCGGCGCAGTGCCCAGGAGGTCCTACTGTGCGACTCCTGTGAAACTGCccccctacagagtcactgtgaacgttgtaatataaatctctgtACTAACTGTGTAGGAAAACATCTCTTGGATTCGTCTAGAAAACACCGCGTCATACCGTTCATAGAGAGAAGTTCTACTCCCAACTACCCAAAATGTCCAAGCCACCCTGACAAACAATGTGAACTTCACTGTGAGAAATGCGACCTTCCCGTCTGTTCTACCTGCGCCTTATTTGGTAAACATAAAGGTCacgatatatcagatattcagaAAAAACTCAGCGCTAAAACACAAGATTTACGAAAAGATTTGGAAGAACTGGAGACCAGAATTTTCCCTCGATATGAAGAAATCGTTTCCAATGTCCAAACTGAGAAAGCCGAGTTAGAAACGAAGTACGGGAAACTGACCACAGCTGCCGACCAACATGGAGAAGTCTTACACCGTGagatcaccgccattgtcaacaaACGGAAATCCGACATTGCggagatgaaaactaaacatctAGCTGCcttaaataaaaacacagatgAAATCACACACAGTATTACTGAACTCAAACAAATCATTCTAAATCTGAAGGCAATATTGGAATCCAATGACGTCTCCCTAATCTCTACCTACAAATCTAGGAATGCCGAGTTCAGGAGATTACCCCCAAAAGTCCAAGTTACATTACCAAGTTTGTCagctcagaaaataaacacagaACAGCTCcgtgaaatgtttggttctctgtcgccattatccattaacacagaagaACAAGGCTACAtaatgaagtcagcagaagctgtatcgtctcctccagtgaAGCCACTGCTTAATGAACCGCGCGTCACCGCCGCCATAGACACTGGATATGAATACATACTATACGGTGTTAGCTGTGTCCGTGAAGAACAAGTCTGGACATGCGGGAGTAACGCAATCATGAAGCtcctcaacctccagagtaaactactgacatcaatacaaaccaagtcagggaacaAACCAggggacatagcagtgacacgggacggagatcttgtttatactgactataGTGATAAGACTATAAACCGGGTCAAGAATAAAAAGATACaaaccgtgatcacactacaggggtggagacctcGCGGTGTCTGCCGTACCGCCTCTgatgatctcctggttaccatgatcagtgatgataacaaacaatccaaagtcgtgcgttactccggctccacagagaaacaaagcattcagtttgatgatcagggtcgtcctctctattcatctgCTCGTCGCAtcagtgagaacaggaacctggatatctgtgtggttGACTGGGGAGTTgatgcagtagtggtggtcaatcagtcaggaaaactccgatttagatacactggtcatccctctaataccaagcaatcatttactccagtcggcatcactacagacagccagagtcacatcctgacagcagactttagaaatcaccgtatccacatcctagatcaggacggacagttcctccgttacattcactgtgatttagaGTATCCAttaggtttatgtgtggacatcagagacaacctctttgtggctgagagtggcactgctaaagtgaagaaaatccaatatctataa